The genomic region CAAAACCCATTGAAGATAAGGATATTTATTCTTCTGTTGTCAATTGGACCGATCTTATTGTATCCTCTTCCGTAAAAGAAACCGTTCCCAAAATTGTCTTTGATGAAGAAGACCCAGAGTTCTCTGGAAACAATACAGCCACAAGCCAGGGGAAAGCCCATTCCATGGCGAGGAAAAAAGCCCGCGAAAAACTGAAAGTTCGTCTCAGCCAAAGATTAGAATCCATTCTTTTTAACGCGGATTATACTGTGTATGAATATACACAAGTGAACCAACAGGCAAGGTTGCGACTCAATTCTTATATTGGATCCGAAAAGGAAGAATACGATTTTCAATTTGTGAAAAATGTTTTGGAAGCAAAAGCAAGTTTACCACTCAAAGGAAAAGAAGGAATCCTTGCCAATATACCTTTCGAATATGGAACAGAATCAGTTCCAGAGTTTAGTGAAGAAGTCGTTCCTGTTGAATTTACCGGTCTTGTCGTCGATGCTAGACATTTGAGTTTGAAACGCGCTCTCTTTCCTAAAATACAAACAGATCGTGGTTTGGATATTTATTCTCCTTTGTATGTAAAAGAAGCTTATGCCATTGAAACAGGATATATTGTTTACAGAGAAGAACAAACAGGAAAAGGATATGAAGCAAAAGTGGGAAAGAACCCCTACTTTGTTTTGGCACTTGGAAGTTCGGGAAAAAATCAAACGGATTTAATCATCCCCACTGACGAGGCAGCCAAACTCCTTAGCCACCCCGAAACTAGAAAGAATCTTACACGTTGCAGAGTTTTGATTTTAGTTTCTCGGTAAGAGATAAAAACATTTTTTCTGCTTTTGCATAGTCACCGTGAAAGAGATAAGCAAAACCCATATCCTCTAAATCTTTATGATTGAGTGAGTTTGATTTAGCTTCTAATTCCCCAATTCTAGTATAAACTGAATCATACATTTTTCGTTTTTCTTCAAAACTTGGAAGGTTGAGTTTACCAGGAATGTTTTCAAAAATTAAATTTGCTTCTTTATGACGATCTAAAAATAGAAGAGCCATTCCCACTAATTTATGAATATCAGCATCGTTTAACAATTTCATGTTGTCGCGGAAAACTTTAATCACTTCATCATATTGTTTTAAGTAATATGTACAAATGAGTTCTTCTTTGACAAAAGAGTTATCATTCCATTGTTTTTTGTATCTTGCGATTAATGATTTTGTTTCATCATAGGCTTCTGATCTAAAATAGATTTTAATCGCCGTTTGAATGATGGAAAAACAAAGGGGATTGGTTTGGGTTTTGAAATAAAGATTTAGACTATTACAAGCTTCTGTATTTTTGCCAAGTTCATGGTTTTGAATGGCATCTACCAAGGGAGCAAGGCTCGAAATTCCTTTTGGTGCTGCGATGGTTGCTCTGCCAGTGAGTTCATATAATGCTAGGTAACCAAGGTGTTGGATATAAAAATTTTCAGGATGACGTTTGGCAAGAACCACAACATCTTCGTTTGATCCTACCTCATATAGATCCCAAGCTTCTTGTTCTACTGATGTGTTTAAAACTTGGGTTGCTTGTTGTACCATAAGGTGCCTCTCTTTCCTTAAAAAGATCGGCCTTATCGTAAAATTTCCTTTAAGAAAAATTAAGGGGTAAGCCTGTAAATCATTCTAGGAAAAGGAATGCATTCTCGAATATGGGACAAACCACAAATCCACGCAATCACTCGTTCGAGACCCATTCCAAATCCAGAATGGGGAACAGAACCATATTTACGAAGGTCCAGATACCAGGAATAGTCTTCTGGAGGGAGTCCTTCTTCTTTCAGGCGTTCCACAATCTTCTCGTAAGACTCTTCCCTTTCCGATCCACCAATGATTTCGCCCACTCCATCCGGAGCAATGAGGTCGGCGGAAAGAACAGTTTTGAGATCATTTGGATTTTGTTTCATATAGAAAGCTTTGATGGCCCTTGGGAAATTCTGAATAAAAATGGCAGTTCCAAAATGGGTAGTTAGGATTTGTTCTCTATCGGAATTGATGTCCTCTCCCCATGTGATTTCTTCTCCCGCAGATTGCAGAATTTGGATGGCTTCTCCGTAATCGACTCTTGGGAATGTTTTCTCCAATTGTTCTAGGAGTGGCGTTGGGTCTCGGTCTAGGGCTTTTAAGTCTTCCCTAGTTCTTTCGATGGTGGTGCGAAGGACAGCCTTGACAAATCGTTCTTGTAAGTCTAAATTTCCATCTTGTCCGAGAAAGGCAGTCTCTGCTTCCAACATCCAAAACTCGGTTAAGTGCCGTCTAGTTTTACTCTTTTCCGCTCGAAACGTGGGTCCAAAACAATACACTTTGGAATGAGCGAAAGCCGCCGTTTCCAGGTAGAGCTGTCCTGTTTGGGCTAGGTAGGCCTGGCCTAGGTCAAAGTATTCTGTCGAAAATAGAGTTCCGGCGGATTCCCCAATGGAACCAGTCAAGATGGGTGTGTCGATGAGAGTGTAGCCGTCGTTTCGAAAGAATTCGCGAATGGCAAAGGACAATTCCGAACGCACCCTTTGGATGGCGAGTTGCCTTTTGGAGCGTAACCAGAGATGTCTATGGTTGTGTAAAAAATCCGGGCCATGTTCTTTCGGGGTGATGGGATAACCTTCTGACTCACCGACAAAGGTAAAGGAATGTAGGAATAATTCCTGCCCCCCGGGAGCTTTTGCGTTTTCCTGTGCTACGCCAAAAACGATCAAAGAAGCTTCTTGTGGCAGAGCTTTGATTTGTTTGAAGGTTTCTTCTCCCAAGAATTCTTTTTCGGCTACAACCTGGAAAATTTTTCCATTGGTCCGGAGTTGGAGGAACTGGACGTGGTTATTTCCCCGGAGTCCCTGGACCCAGCCTTGTAAACTATGAGTGGAAGTCGAATTTTCTGAATGGGATTGTGATGGATCTAAACTTGGAATCATGGATGGTTTTTTCTGTTTGCCAGTTCGATTTTCTTTGAAATTTTGAACTTACAGAATGAAATCTAGCATCCTATTAGACGGTAAAGCGATTTCCGAAAAAATCCGAAATCGAATCGCAGAAACACTAGCGAAAGCTAAGTCAGAGGGCAAAGGGGTTCCCACTCTTGCCACCATCCTCGTTGGGGATAACCCGGCATCGGAAACCTATGTCAATATGAAGGTGAAGGCCTGTGAAAAAGTGGGAATGGGGTCACGGTATGTGCGCCTCAAAGAAGAAACAACCACAGAAGAATTGTTAGCTGAAATTCGAAAGCTAAACGCAGATCCATCTGTAAATGGAATCCTTCTGCAACACCCCGTTCCGCATCAAATTGATGAACGTTTGTGTTTTGATGAAATTGCACTAGAAAAAGATGTGGATGGAGTTACCACAATTTCCTTTGGGAAATTATCAATGAATAGTGAAGCCTACTATCCGTGCACTCCGTACGGAATGGTTCTTTTGTTACAAGAGTATGGGATTGATGTTTCTGGAAAACATGCTGTTGTGGTGGGAAGGTCTCCCATTCTTGGAAAACCGATGGCCATTATGCTTACCAACCTGAATGCCACAGTGACTCTCTGTCATTCAAAAACAAAAAATTTACCCGAACTCGTGAAACAAGCAGACATTATTGTTGGTGCTGTTGGTAAACCAGAATTTATCCAAGCAGATTGGATCAAAGAAGGGGCAGTGATTTTAGACGCTGGTTATAATGTTGGAAACGTGGGAGACATCGAAGTCTCTAAAGCTAAGGACAAAGCGTCTTATTACACTCCAGTTCCTGGTGGTGTTGGACCTATGACGATTTCAGTACTTTTACTTCAAACTATGTATAGTTTTTTAAATCAATTTTCACCTAAGTTGGATTCTCATGCCTCAAACCGTTAGTTTTGATGAATGTTTTCAAACGGTTCCAAAACTGGATCCACCTTCGGACTTAGATAGTTTTTGGAAGGAAGGAATCTCCGAATTAAAAAAAGTTCCGATCAAAGCCACTTACAAAACTGTTTTGAAAGGATCTTTTATCTGGGAATCACTCAATGATGTTAGTTTTCAAAGTATCGATAATCACCTGTTACATGGTAAGTTGGCGATTCCAAGAAAAAGAGGAGATCGACCGGTTGTTGTATATTTCCATGATTATTTAGCAGTTCCCGAAGAGATCCAAAAAGGATATTCTGATTTGGGTGTGGCTCAGCTTCATATCACTCTTCGGGGTCATGGAGAGGAAATGATCCAACCACCAGTGGATCCAAATACGGGAAAATCTCCTATCGGTTGGACTCCCAATTATTTTGCACATGGGCTTGACCAAAAGGAAGAGTTTTATATGCGAAAACTTTATTTGGATGTGATTCGGACCATCGAGTTCTTACGTTTAACGGATGGAATTGATGGAGACCAAATCATTTTACATGGTAAGTCACTCGGTTCCGCCCTTTCTGTATTTGGTGCGGCTTATTCGGATAGAATTAAAGGTTTGATCTTAGAAACACCTTCGTTCTGTTATATTGATAAAGATCAAATTTCCTTAAAGGGAAATCCATGGATTCGTGAACTCACTCCCTTTTTAGAAAAACGAGCCACTAAGAAAATAGATTATAAAAAAGAACTGGCATATTTTGATGCATTGAACTTCGCCAAAAAAATTAAAATTCCTGCTCTTTTTTCTTGTGGGATGGAAGATGTAATCTCTCATCCAAAGTCTACTTTTGCTTTGTTTAATCATATGAATTGTGATAAACGTATGCAGTTGTATCCAACCGAAGGAAATGAAGCAGGAAAAGACAAACAACCACAAGCAAACTTAGAATTTGTAAAAGAAATTTTTGCCCTATGAGCCAAGTTCCTTTCGTATTTCAAAATTCAAAGTCAGGAAAAAAAGAACCTTTTTTACCAAAAGATCCCTTAAATGTGTCCATTTATTCTTGTGGACCAACGGTTTATAATTTTGCTCATATCGGAAATATTCGTTCCTTTTTATTTGTAGATGTCCTTCGCCGTTCTCTTTTGTTAGGTGGATATAAGCTCAACCAAGCGATGAATATCACTGACATTGATGACAAAATTATTAATGAGTCGATCAAACAGAAAATCAGTGTCGAAGAATTTACAAAGCCTTGGACGGAAGCCTTTTTTAAAGATTTGGATACTCTCCATGTTCAGAAATTAGAACATTATCCCAAAGCTACTGAATCGATCGAAGATATGGTTGGGCTTGTGGAAACACTGCAATCCAACGGACTTGTTTATGAAAAAGATGGGAACTTATATTTTTCCATCCAGAAGTTTGACCGTTATGGTGAACTTTCTAAAATTGATGTTTCTGGGATGAAGTCAGGTGTTCGTTATGATGCCGATGAATACACAAAAGATGATGTCAGAGATTTTGTTCTTTGGAAAAATCAAAAAACAGAAGAAGAAAAATGTTGGCATACACGGATTGGAAAAGGGCGTCCTGGTTGGCATTTAGAATGTTCTGCTATGATTCGGAAAGTCTATGGATCTGGTGTTGATATCCATACCGGAGGAATTGATTTACTTTTTCCTCATCATGAAAATGAGGCAGCACAAAGTTATGGAGCCTATCCAAAGGAAGAGTTCGTAGGCACATGGCTTCACTGTGAACATCTTCTTGTCGATGGAGAAAAGATGTCAAAAAGTAAGGGAAATTTTTATACCTTACGTGATATTTTAGAAAAAGGATATGATCCGAATTCCATTCGTTACCATTTGATTTCTGCACATTACAGAAGTAAGTTGAACTTTTCTTTGAGTAAATTGGAAGAATCGAAAACGGCAATGGAACGGATTCAAAACACCATCTACCGAGTTTTAGAAACAGGTGATTTATGGAATATTCTTCCTAAAACACTCGGTAATTTAGAATTTACTAATTCTGATTTGCTAAAAATAAATTTGGAATTTATAAACTCTTTAGCAGATGATTTGAACGTCCCGAAAGCACTGGCTTCCGTTTTTGAATTGGTGCGGATTGTGAACCAGTTTTTGGATACAAATACGAATTTAATTGGTTCTCTGTTTTTGAAAGAATCTCTAGAATTGTTTTATCAAATCAATGAACTTTTTGCAGTTTTTTCCTTTGATAAACAAATCCAATCATTAGATGGAATTTCTGAAGATTGGGTTCTAAACCAAATTGAAGCAAGAAAAACTGCAAAACAAAATAAAGATTTCTCTACTGCCGACAAAATTCGTAAAGAGTTGGAAGCAAAAGGAATCCTTCTCACCGACACAAAGGAAGGAATTACCACATGGAAAAGAGCCCAGTAGAAGTACTTTTTGGAAAACGTAACTTTTATGAATTTTTAGAGTCTTTGGAGCAGATGGCTCCAGAACGCGGACTGAAAACCATTCGAGAAGTGATTGTTAAGGATTCGATCGGGAATGAAGAAAAACAAAGAATTCGAGCTTATATTCCCAACTCCGTCAAATTCACAACGGTTTCCATCAGAGAGTTGGATCGGATTGCTTCTGACAAAAACCATCAAGGTTACGCAATCATTCGCACCAAACAAAAATCATTTTTATCACTAGGTTTTGAACAATTTAAACAAAATGTAGAAGTTGGTGAAGGTCCTGTTTTGATTTTAGATAGAATCCAAGATCCTGGAAACTTAGGAAATATTTTAAGAACAGCTGAATGTATGGGCGTGAAACATGTGTTAATGTCTGATCGCGATACTTCCCCTATCACTCCTGTTGTGGAAAAAGTATCTGCGGGAGCAGTTCATCATTTACAAATCTATCGTGTAGCTAATTTGATGCACGGGATAGAGTTTCTTAAAAAAAATGAATATTGGGTTCTTGCCACTGATGAAGAGGGGGAAGAATCAATTTGGGAAACATTGCCAGAGGCTTCCCAGATGGCTGTCATTATGGGTAATGAAGGTGAAGGGGTAAAAAGAATTCTTTTAGAAGAAGCGGACTATGTGGCACGAATTCCACTTTTTGGATCTGTGACTTCACTTAATGTTGTAGTTGCTTGCGGAATTACTTTAGACCGGGTGCAAAATGTACCCCGTTAGGCGATCTGCCTTATCTAGTTTTTTATTTCTTCTGATTGGGATCGTTGTATTCCAGTCCTGTATTTATGATTTTTATAGAAAAGAGTTTGTCTCCGAAGATAAAAAAAACAATGAAGCTTTGTTACTGGCCTTACTTGGCCTTTTACCCAACCCCAATCAGAAATTATACGGGTTCATTCCTGGGTTTTCTCGTAATCTTACCGATTCCCAGTTCCTAAGTGCAGACTTTTTTCCAAAATCGGCA from Leptospira brenneri harbors:
- the rlmB gene encoding 23S rRNA (guanosine(2251)-2'-O)-methyltransferase RlmB; translated protein: MEKSPVEVLFGKRNFYEFLESLEQMAPERGLKTIREVIVKDSIGNEEKQRIRAYIPNSVKFTTVSIRELDRIASDKNHQGYAIIRTKQKSFLSLGFEQFKQNVEVGEGPVLILDRIQDPGNLGNILRTAECMGVKHVLMSDRDTSPITPVVEKVSAGAVHHLQIYRVANLMHGIEFLKKNEYWVLATDEEGEESIWETLPEASQMAVIMGNEGEGVKRILLEEADYVARIPLFGSVTSLNVVVACGITLDRVQNVPR
- the cysS gene encoding cysteine--tRNA ligase, with product MSQVPFVFQNSKSGKKEPFLPKDPLNVSIYSCGPTVYNFAHIGNIRSFLFVDVLRRSLLLGGYKLNQAMNITDIDDKIINESIKQKISVEEFTKPWTEAFFKDLDTLHVQKLEHYPKATESIEDMVGLVETLQSNGLVYEKDGNLYFSIQKFDRYGELSKIDVSGMKSGVRYDADEYTKDDVRDFVLWKNQKTEEEKCWHTRIGKGRPGWHLECSAMIRKVYGSGVDIHTGGIDLLFPHHENEAAQSYGAYPKEEFVGTWLHCEHLLVDGEKMSKSKGNFYTLRDILEKGYDPNSIRYHLISAHYRSKLNFSLSKLEESKTAMERIQNTIYRVLETGDLWNILPKTLGNLEFTNSDLLKINLEFINSLADDLNVPKALASVFELVRIVNQFLDTNTNLIGSLFLKESLELFYQINELFAVFSFDKQIQSLDGISEDWVLNQIEARKTAKQNKDFSTADKIRKELEAKGILLTDTKEGITTWKRAQ
- the asnS gene encoding asparagine--tRNA ligase → MIPSLDPSQSHSENSTSTHSLQGWVQGLRGNNHVQFLQLRTNGKIFQVVAEKEFLGEETFKQIKALPQEASLIVFGVAQENAKAPGGQELFLHSFTFVGESEGYPITPKEHGPDFLHNHRHLWLRSKRQLAIQRVRSELSFAIREFFRNDGYTLIDTPILTGSIGESAGTLFSTEYFDLGQAYLAQTGQLYLETAAFAHSKVYCFGPTFRAEKSKTRRHLTEFWMLEAETAFLGQDGNLDLQERFVKAVLRTTIERTREDLKALDRDPTPLLEQLEKTFPRVDYGEAIQILQSAGEEITWGEDINSDREQILTTHFGTAIFIQNFPRAIKAFYMKQNPNDLKTVLSADLIAPDGVGEIIGGSEREESYEKIVERLKEEGLPPEDYSWYLDLRKYGSVPHSGFGMGLERVIAWICGLSHIRECIPFPRMIYRLTP
- the folD gene encoding bifunctional methylenetetrahydrofolate dehydrogenase/methenyltetrahydrofolate cyclohydrolase FolD, whose protein sequence is MKSSILLDGKAISEKIRNRIAETLAKAKSEGKGVPTLATILVGDNPASETYVNMKVKACEKVGMGSRYVRLKEETTTEELLAEIRKLNADPSVNGILLQHPVPHQIDERLCFDEIALEKDVDGVTTISFGKLSMNSEAYYPCTPYGMVLLLQEYGIDVSGKHAVVVGRSPILGKPMAIMLTNLNATVTLCHSKTKNLPELVKQADIIVGAVGKPEFIQADWIKEGAVILDAGYNVGNVGDIEVSKAKDKASYYTPVPGGVGPMTISVLLLQTMYSFLNQFSPKLDSHASNR
- a CDS encoding acetylxylan esterase; translation: MPQTVSFDECFQTVPKLDPPSDLDSFWKEGISELKKVPIKATYKTVLKGSFIWESLNDVSFQSIDNHLLHGKLAIPRKRGDRPVVVYFHDYLAVPEEIQKGYSDLGVAQLHITLRGHGEEMIQPPVDPNTGKSPIGWTPNYFAHGLDQKEEFYMRKLYLDVIRTIEFLRLTDGIDGDQIILHGKSLGSALSVFGAAYSDRIKGLILETPSFCYIDKDQISLKGNPWIRELTPFLEKRATKKIDYKKELAYFDALNFAKKIKIPALFSCGMEDVISHPKSTFALFNHMNCDKRMQLYPTEGNEAGKDKQPQANLEFVKEIFAL